The genomic DNA AGTTGAATGGCATTAAGGGTGAAACGTCGAAAAATAAAGTAGGCTAATCCCCAATATTTATGCATGTTATCAAGCttggataaaaacacaaaagaaagaGCAAGTCATGAATCATGCGTAGGCTTAATGCATCtcaaactcaactcaactcccCCCAGAGTTGTCTTATTCAAGCCTTtatttcatataggcctaattatgGCCAATTTGACTTGCACTCACTttttagcctatagcctaaactTAACTCTCGTGGGATGTAAAGATAGACCaggttacatacagtacacaacaaaatatttaatgaattaatagaaaataatttcATTAAAACAGTTAgctttatacatttattttagtaatagtaggcctaccccaTTCCCAACATCAGCAATCTTGGTTCTGATAAATGTTCTTCaaataatgaatgaattgaCAAAGCCTTTGTAGGTGcagtgaaataaaaataaaaaaaattaaacaaagaAATATGGAACAAACTCCCTACCTCTCTTTTGTGAGACCCCTGTCTTGGACGCAAAGACAAGACAGAGCAAAGCAGAAACTGCGAGAGCCTTCATCATGAGGAGTTTGATGATTGTCTAGGAAGAAAGATGATTAATTAAACACATAAGAAGTTTCAGTCATCTGTATTTTTTGGAGACACCTTAGCTGAGATTTGCGCTTAACAAAGTCTAGAAAACAAAGCATAGCCTACCTTTAGATGATGTTTCAATGAAGACAGGTGGTCAAATGATAAGTAGACCTAGGTGTTTGTTCTTTTATATTCTCCTACCTCATATGTCTAGAAGAGACACTTCCAGTAGCATGGCCGTAAATCTCATAAAACAATAATCATAAGCTTAAAAGCCTCTATCTAGAGTTTATTGACATTTGATTCTTCCCCTGAGAACtgtaaatatacagtaattatGTAATTTCTTCATTCTGTTTCTTGTCAGACACATTATCTGTATAGAAACCTAGTCAGATCCTTTCAAGTTTTCCACATTTGTTAGGCtatgtttcagactcatcttaaaatggattCAATTATTTTCTACACATAATAATCAAAAACTTCACAAAAAAGCAGGTGTTTGGGGTGTTTTATGAAtgtacaaaaaataaaaaactgagcAATTGAGCTCTGGTACATCATACTTCTTTCAGTGACCCAGATGCTTCTACAACTTGATTGGAGTATACCTGTGGCTAAATTAATTCATTGGACATTATAGGAGAAGTACCCATCAGTCTATGTAAGGTCTCAcaaccatactgtatatcagagtGAAAACCAAGCCATGAGGTCGAGACAATTGTCCATAGACCTGCGAGACACGATTGTCAAGACACAGATTTTGGAAAGGGTACAATAAAATGTCCACAGCATTGAAAGAGGCCGAGCACAGAAGCCTTCATTATTCTCAAATGGAAAGGGTCTGAATATTTATGcaagtcttttcttttttatacatttacaaaacactccaaacactAGCTGAACATAGCacaaatcatttgacttaaaaaagaaaaaatcagtCAACTATGTGgcttttatttattgattgattgattttcaAAGTTTTTTATCCCACAATAATACAGGACATACTAACCTTCAGGATTAAGCTTTTCTTAAACACTCTATTTTTAGTTGTCAGTCAAATGGGTTAACATTTTTTCAAGGTTACAATCTATATTGGATGTCTATTTTGGCCTGATTAAACTTAAGAAAGCTATAGTTTCTGTTTCATGGGGGAGTGCGTGACATGCCTCTAGGCCCTTTCCTTGTTTTGCCTGTTTGCCTACTTGTCTTCAGGTGCTTCAAGATCTAATGAGCTAATGAAAAAAATCCACCACTTGTGTTGACTCTCAAGACAACTGACCTATTAGGTGTTTGGAATAGCTGAAAGACATGTCAGACTCACAAATCATACAGGGTGGCCAAAGGCTTGTTTGCACATGTAGGCAAACTTTACTCTGAACACACAGGAATGCTGTGAGATGAAATATCGTTTCTTGCCTTACTCTTCACTGTTGTTTGGCCAACATTTGATCCAAGCAACCACACCTGCAGACGGCCTCTCTGACCCAACACAATGTTATCGAATGCCACTTGCTGACAGATGGAATTTATCTTCCTTAATTAGTTTGTTTACTGTTTGTTCAGGGTTGCATGGAGTAAAAACAGCTGACATGGTAAATTGACGAGATAAACTTTGAAGATGAATCACAATTTTCATAAAAAAACTTTTATAGATTACTTTAAATGAGTCTTTCTGGTCATTGCTGGTAAAAGAACAAGGAACAAGGAAGGGCTTTTACAAAAAGTCCAACTAGATCAGTATATCAGGTGAACTTAAGAAGAAACCGACTTTTATTACCAATGTAAAATGGTCAAATCTGTGACTGTCGCACAATAACATTCTGTCTTCATCTACAATAAATCGCCGTTGGACTGACTGGATCAACTTCTACTCACAATACGACTGCACGTGTCAAGATACAATATATACAAATCGGCCACCAGCAAATCAGGGAGTAAAGGGCCGACTGGAAATAGCTATTACACCGCCAATGTAGGTCTTGACTGTCACTCAAACTCGCCAGTATTCGATCATTGTTGTAGATATAGCTCACTTCTTCGAAGTAGCGTTGTGAAAGGACTTGTTTAATCAAGAGGACCACCTCATGTTTTATGACACAGTTATGACTCATTTGTATCGCAATTCCCTGAAAGCAGCTGATCATTACTCAAGAACAAATAACATTTCATCATTCCATACAAATTTGTTTCCTGGTTGACTGAGGTTAAGAGGGTGTGCTGTTGTATATAAACAAGGCAGCAGGATCCTCCACTATCAACACACCAAGAAGATCTCTCCTGAGAAACCATAAGAGGTGAGGGTCTTTTCATACCTTTTCAAATGTCCTGTTATCTATTTATACTCTTTCTCTAATCTATGTGACATTATCAGAAGAAAAGTACATGTGGTGCGAGGTAATGTTTAATTTCTCTAAATCATATAATTTATCATACCAAACCATTCTTGCAGATTAAACCATAATTCACCATGAGGATGCTGGCATTTCCTGTTCTTCTCTGCCTATCAATTTCTCTTTCATGGGCAGCAACCAGTAAGAGATTTCTATATATAGAATGACACCTTAAATAGAAAATCACCACCATTTTAGACACAGACCACAAACATGAACAGATCTGATAGATTAAGACCATTAGATTAGATAGATTAAGACCAGTGGGAATCATTAGACacccacaaatgcacaaacaattATTTAATTATGATATATTACTACAATTATTGATATACTTAAAATACATAATATTATATCTTTCATTTGAAGTCCCTGTGGAAGAAGACACTGAGGTTGTCCCTGAGGAAACTCTGTATAACaacagtatgtatatatttaactCTTATTATTTTCATAGTCATTGTATTTTGCTTCCAAGTGAAGGTATGCTTTAGTTcctgagacacacagaccagaagGCATAGTGCTCATCATGGAGAAAATGTATAAATCAATTTTGCATGCTCTATTAATGTTGTATATTCACTTACACTTTCGATTgcttagaaatgtgtttgtctttttttcttcattttagcTGAGATTGTAGgtggaaatgaagatgaagttcTCCCAGGTAAGTGTCATATCAAAAAAAGGAACACCTGTCAGAAAACTAAACTATAGTAAACTATTAAATGTACTCAGTCATAAAATCTCAAGACTTAGTCTTTATCAAATGTATTTGGGCTTGACCTCAGATACATCGTAGAACATGACGTCATCTAAAATGTCATTGAGTAGACTATACCACGTTTAAACTGTAAAAATGTATTTGCATTACCTGATGTTGACTCGTATGCTTGGCTATTCATGTTAGTTAGTGAGGTTTATTTTTGTTACTCTCCTTTTAACATATATCTAACTTCCCCCTCCCCTTAAAGAGAGTCGCTTTCTTTACTGTCCCCCTGGCTGGTTCATGTCTGGCACACGTTGTGTCCTGTATGTGAGCTCCCCAAAGACCTGGATCAATGCTGAGGTACCCTTCAATAATAACCATTTCCACCTGTTTAGGTCATTTCAAATTCAGTTAATGTGGACTAGAATACAATCGGCTCCTGGCTTGGCCAGTAGGCTATGACAATTTATAACATAGCAATGTAGAATTAAAAATGTAACTCACCATAttgtgtaaataaatatgtttcAATACATTTTCCAGTTAAGTTCTCGTCTCAGAATTGTCTTATTTTCAGCACATTTAAATGCATGACAACACGTTACCCTTAAGGTATTTCAAGAACTCCCTTCCATTCAAGGACTCATAATATACCGAGACGTTACCTCTATCTATAATGGCTGTATTTTTCACTCTCTTGACAGAAATACTGTGTGAACCAGAACGCGGCATTAGCCTCAGTGCAGAGCCCAGATGATTACCACTTCCTGCAGAGTCTGTCTCAAGTGGCAGGCAGATCTTCAGCTTGGATTGGTGGTTTCTATTTTCAGGTGAGGTCTTTCCTTTCATTTGTTAACTCATATTATTTCATCTCTTTTTCAATGTACTGCAGTGTACCTTTTCAATGTGTAGAGTTCCATGAAAATCTAACAAATGGTATCAAAAAAGATTAGATTCTTGCACAGTAAAGTTACGCAGTGCAATATCAGGTCATGGTGTGTGGCAATGACACAAACACCATTATGTTGCTTTAATCATTGGCCCCActtcatacaaataaataacagcagTACATAATGCAGTACAATATACAGCAAAACCCTGTCAGGAAAACACACATGTTGAGAGATTAATTGTAGTTGATTATTTAAGTGTTTAATTCTCCCTATCTGACCTATTTTGTATGTTCCAGGGTTCGTGGATGTGGATTGACAGAGTAGGCTTTCATTACACAAACTGGGCATCCCAAAACAGTGTATCAAGCTATCAGTGCATTCAGATGCAGACCTTGGGTAAGTTTAGCTTTCTGATTTTCTATAGCAAGCTTTGGCAAGCCTCTTAGGTGGGGTTTTATCTTTTCTGACGTGAATGTTGTGTCTCTTTGCAGGTGGCTGGACAAATGTAAACTGTGGATCATCATTGCCATTCTTTTGTGCAAGGAACCCTAATGGTTGTTAATGCCTGTttaaaattgtgtgtgtatgtttaaaattgtgtgtgtttgtgacattgGAAGGGCTTTTCCCATTTTGAATATTATTATGTGAAAGCATTTACTTTGTGTTATAAAGTAGCTCTTTTTTGAGTGCACCTAATGTTTACTAATTGGTGTTCATATAATTGAAAAATAGTGTGATCATAAAATAAATACCTCTTTTGTTGATTATCTTATTTACTGACCGCTTTGATTAATTATTGACTTGGCTGGGTTTAGCTTGTCGGAAAATGTATTATTTCTCAGTCATATCTGTTCATTGGGAATCATTAGACTAAAAtattactaataataatacatgaGATTGAATTTTTGGATTTTGGATTCCACAAATGTAGTCCTGTCCTATACTGGTAGAAGCCATTTTGGCTTAAGCACAGTCAAAAGGTCAACAAATCAATAGGTCGTATCATAGGCGATTGGCATGCCACAAAGTAAAGAATCCGCTTTTTCAATTCAGCAGCCCTGTCTACATGCACACTTTTTCCTCAATCAGATTGAGTTGGACCAGCTGTTTACACACAACAATATAATCCAATCAGGtgtttacatgcacaaacatatttattagttgtttgacatacacacatgtcatTCTGTTTGGGGTGAGATGGGGTTTAAAATCTATTGTCTGTTAAGACAATGGTGTGAGGGTCATACATGCTTATTCTTCATACTGGAAGTAACGAAGAGGGAAAGGACTATGAAAAGGAATAAAAGGATTACAGTTGGGAATCCTCTTGAGACCTCAGAGCTTAAAGCAAAAGACTGCGTAACATTTTTGGTGTCATAATTGACAGTGACCTAAACTGCAACAGCCACATAAAAGCAATAAATAATCACACTTTATCACCTTAAAAACCATGGCTAGACTAAGCGGTGTAATGATAAAAAAACAGGCCTTCCCAGAAAGACCACCAAGCAGTATCAAGCCGTATTAAACGCATGCAGCTGCAAGGGTTCTTACCTGAACCATATCACTCCCTACATAACTTGTACTGATTCAAAATCTGTCATTAAGCCTATATTAGTTACACGTTTTCAACCTCAACCTCTCAATCTCTTTCCCACATTCAAATTTCCTCCACTGATAGCCCAAAGCACTATTGTGTAGGCAGCAGCATACCTGGAGGAGAGCAGAAATGTCATTTTGAGAAGCCTAAGCTAAGCCCTGCATCATCTCAATGCAACAAACAAATGTGAAAACAGTGTAATTTTACTTTAAAGACGTATTATTTGAATGTCTTAAAATCAATTGTGCCGTTCACATGGCACCTGCTGTGAAATCAACCGATATCACCAAATTGGGGAATATTTCAGTACTGTTaacgtggacagctcccttGAAGCACGAGAGCAGTGCACGTGGGTCCACCCAAGCTAcaactaggctaggctaggctaatggACAAGATTTCTGCCGTCTTCACGACGCCGACGCACTTACAAGGTTCGTTTCGGATAATTGTCCGATAATCGAAAGACATTGAGGAAACAGGACGTTTTGTTTAGCAAGCTTGCTTCAACAGACATCAACGGATGGCTTACCCATGCTTGCTTCAGACATCAATgctaccagagagggttaaagcggatctttgaTGCTACCCAGCAGAGTTCTACAAAAGAGGTAAAGTTAACTAAGTGAATTTGTTTGCCAATTTAGTGATTATATCTCGTTATGGTAACGTTACTGCACTTGAGTTAAGCTTATTTAAAGGCAAATGTGAGAGTAAACTGGCATTAGGCTATAAACTAACTTGCTAATGTTGCCTTTATCCTAATGTTAGCCATTTTTTCACTATAGCTAGCGCCTGAGCTGGCAACTGTTAAAAAGAAGGAAGATAACGttaattgttaaaaaaaaaaaaaaaaaaaaggctacaTATAATGTTGACATAATCTTACTTGATAACCAGCCCTGTAACCTGGCATGCAATATAACTCGAAAGTACTGGACAGCAGTATCAGTAATAgttataaaacatattttgttaCAAGTATTGAACAAGTCAAAGGACAGGTTTTTGATCAATTAGCCCACCAGTAAATAAGTGGAAGATAACAGAAATATAGCCCAACAGTCATAGATATAGATACCTTTCTATATGACAACAATACCAGGATCAACTAATTAGCAATATTTGAGATTATCTAAGGAATCTATCCCTATCCCCTGTGTATGGTTAacagtggcggttctaggatTTTTCTGTAACAGGGGCCATTAAGGGGCCAGATGTTACATTCAGGGGCCGAGTACAGGGTACATCCAAGCACAGAAAATCATTTATTCAGTTCAAgttttctcatttatttatacTGTGCGTAAAGGACACAATGCATAGAACTCATTGAAtgcaacacaccacacgcacatactcttacccttatactcttatttatactatgcataaagggtacactgcatacaacaatgcatagaccacacacacacacacacacacacacacacacacacacacacacacacacacacacacacacacacacacacacacacacacacacattactacagCAATACTGCCAAGCCTGAAAAGCTCATGGAACATCTTTTTGAAAGActccagaaaagcaacaaactcaaggagcgtggtcacttttttctatcctatccagcactctcttgatctgatacacatactcttacccttatactcttatctataggctactatgcataaagggtacactgcatacaacaatagacacccccccacacacacacacattacagcaagcctgaaaagctcatggaacatctctttgaaagactccagaaaagcaacaaactcaaggagtgtggtcacttttttctatcctatccagcactctcttgatctgatacacataggctactcttacccttataggctacttatttatttgctgcaactgagcagagcagccactcgtttaatatgagccctaagctgttttaagggcattttcactacctctagttagaagcatttattctggtcattgtaagtgccattcacacatgctacatattgcttTTTTCAGCACaatctaggctatccagatctgccacaatatcatgtataaatacttgcattgatttgatttagatttttaaataatacaaatttgaaaagcgtactatacaaattcttacattttgacgtgtaggctatctcaccacagcaagctgacagctcaacatgacttgcatggttgtttaggcctgactgtcctgaaaatggcaatataagaaccatgatggaggtatactttggggctgagcaatttacagaaatatgtggtgtgtgccttccagaaataaatggcaatttttatttagtgatgaaaaaatgactttctctccatatttgtgacactagctgatctctccatatttgtgacactagctgatctgacatgacttgtttgcgatagcacacatgacgtgcacagatgatgattctctataatatttgttttactgcattgcaatgaacacagtaaaggcaaaaactgtttatttgacaaacaaatttggatgcaatatgagtcttgaattggataccatataggagtttgctaggatctcaaaaccgtgttatgaacgtgacttgtcaaagagaaacacatgataacattggattatgaacataggctattatgccacacaaaaacacgaggtaagtggagctaaatgaagttattattttgctgtcacttcgtctgttttatggcctagaaggttgtatttggtatctgtggatagctctagctctcctctttcatctgacatgcgtgccatatctttttgatagcggtttcacgaggaaatcaaacgagagtaaaggtagccaaagctatgacattattatttgtttgtaacttcgtctgattttataatacgaaatgatcgatgtatttggtatcaatgcaaagctctgcttctcctctttcatttgatatgcgtgtcatgtctgtgcgatgcgtggtccgcgagtaattcaagcgagagttctggatgcgccggtgaacgcagagcaatatagactgtaaatatgatatactttgatttaacttcatgattttattttattttcatacttgatcgtacagacaagtgtctagtatcgttggaaagccccggttctgctctttcctgcaatataagtctcatctcgctgtgactaataatagcggagcaatgtaacaaagaaaatgtgtgcgtttttaatGTGTGCGTTAAAAAGACTCGGGTTGCTCTTTCATCGGCGATTAATGGAACAGGGGCACttcgggggccaatcagatttcaGTAGGGGCCAGGGCCCCTGTGGCCCCGCCCCTAGAACCGCCCCTGATGGTTAACgttagtagcctacacaaaccaTAGGTTACTTTTTCTAGTACGTACACGCCTGTCATTGACGGATGCCAGCAACACTTTGCGCTTTTTCCCTCTTGGCGTTAATGGTCTGTGGTCCAGATATCGAAATATAACTGAAAGCTCGCATGCATAGATGCACAAGTTAGTTAAAGTTGGCACTACCATGCATCGTCTACAACAGAACTTGAGCATAGTTTACCACGTGTTAACTTTTTGCTACGttaacttttttttgttcatagCAGTGGTGCTGCAGAAATGGATAGTTTTGTAGCACAAGTTCACAACCCACAAAATGTCTAACATCGGTATGTAGtaacaccagagagggttaaagcggatctttggtAACACCTCATCTGTAGGTTAGAATCTTAATCATTTTCAAGAAGGTGTCCGGATCTTTGGTAACACCTCATCTGTAGGTTAGAATCTTAATCATTTTCAAGAAGGTGTCACGCGTGCTAAACTGGTAAATCTAACATAGCGCAGATTGTGTCTTTGtagcagtgtacagccctgcttGTAAACTATTTACTTGATTCATTTTTATACGAGAGCCTTGGCTAGATAGCTTAGCATAAGGAGACTTTGTTGTGTTAATGTTTATATATGCTTATATTTTCGTTCCTCTCAggtccctggtggtctagtggttaggattcggcgctctcaccgccgcggcccgggttcgattcccggtcagggaataGATTTTTTCCCCT from Sardina pilchardus chromosome 2, fSarPil1.1, whole genome shotgun sequence includes the following:
- the LOC134101494 gene encoding ladderlectin-like translates to MRMLAFPVLLCLSISLSWAATIPVEEDTEVVPEETLYNNTEIVGGNEDEVLPESRFLYCPPGWFMSGTRCVLYVSSPKTWINAEKYCVNQNAALASVQSPDDYHFLQSLSQVAGRSSAWIGGFYFQGSWMWIDRVGFHYTNWASQNSVSSYQCIQMQTLGGWTNVNCGSSLPFFCARNPNGC